GTCCGGACAATCAACGGAACGCTCGATATCCATATTGAACTTGAGAAGAAACTTGCTGAATTCAAAGGGACGGAAGCGGCGATTTCCTACCAATCCGGTTTCAACTGCAATATGGCAGCAATTTCTGCAGTCATGACTAAGCAGGATGCCATTCTATCGGATGAACTGAACCATGCTTCCATCATCGACGGCTGCCGTCTTTCCGGTGCGAAAATCATCCGCATCAAGCACCAGGACATGGACGATTTGCGTGCGAAAGCGAAGGAAGCGAAGGAATCCGGCCAATATGGAAAGCTAATGTATATTACGGACGGCGTGTTTTCGATGGACGGTAATATCGCAAAGCTTCCTGAAATCGTGGAGATCGCAAAGGAATTCGACTTGATCACTTACGTCGATGATGCGCACGGGTCCGGTGTAACAGGAAAAGGGAAAGGGACTGTGAAGCAATTCGGTCTTGAAAAAGAGATTGACTTCCAAATCGGCACATTATCGAAAGCGATCGGCGTTGTCGGCGGCTATGTTGCCGGGACTCAGGCGTTGATCGACTGGCTGAAAGTGCGCTCCCGTCCGTTTTTATTCTCCACTGCATTGCCTGCAGGCGACGTTGCGGCCATCATGGGCGCGTTGGATAAAATCTCGGAGTCGACGGAGCTGCATGACAAGCTTTGGGAGAATGGGAACTATCTGAAGGAAGGCCTTAAAAAACTGGGCTTCGACATCGGAGTTTCTGAAACGCCGATTACACCATGCATCATCGGTGAAGAGAAACTGACGCAACAATTCTCGCAACGGTTGATCGAAGAAGGTGTCTATGCCAAGTCGATCGTCTTCCCGACAGTACCGAAGGGGAAAGGCCGCGTGCGTAATATGCCGATCGCTTCCCATACGAAGGAAATGCTTGATGACGCGCTTGCTATTTATGAAAAAGTAGGTAAAGAACTCGGCGTCATTTCATAATATGGATAATAACTGTCGTATCAGCGTAAAGCTGATGCGGCAGTTTTTTCATGGAAGAACGAGAAATCCAAGCGCGGCAACGAGAACTTTTCAGTGAGTAATGAGAACTCTATGCTAGTTAACGAGAACTCCGCGTCTTTTTTTATCGAAAAGAGGATTAATTCTAGTCAAAAAGGGTAATAGATAGTGAGCAGAACACTTTGAAAAGGTGGGCCACAAATGCGATATAATGAAAGCGTCCAACTTTTGCAATCGAATGGCAGAGCCGGAGCGTCGATTGTAAAGTTCAGATATGAAAAAATTAAAAAGATAATGCTAACGATCATCCGTGAAGCCGACATCATTTCATTCGAGGAACTGTCGAACAGGACATTAATAAGGTTGACGCCGTTCGATGGGAACAACCGGTGGTACATGGAAGCGATTGTGACGGACCTTGATGCGAGGGGCCAACTGGAAT
The sequence above is drawn from the Sporosarcina luteola genome and encodes:
- a CDS encoding glycine C-acetyltransferase, whose translation is MSKVLDAFLQENLQELRDQGLYNVIDPVEGPNGPVIKINGKDLINLSSNNYLGLATDEGLKKLAIAATEKYGVGAGAVRTINGTLDIHIELEKKLAEFKGTEAAISYQSGFNCNMAAISAVMTKQDAILSDELNHASIIDGCRLSGAKIIRIKHQDMDDLRAKAKEAKESGQYGKLMYITDGVFSMDGNIAKLPEIVEIAKEFDLITYVDDAHGSGVTGKGKGTVKQFGLEKEIDFQIGTLSKAIGVVGGYVAGTQALIDWLKVRSRPFLFSTALPAGDVAAIMGALDKISESTELHDKLWENGNYLKEGLKKLGFDIGVSETPITPCIIGEEKLTQQFSQRLIEEGVYAKSIVFPTVPKGKGRVRNMPIASHTKEMLDDALAIYEKVGKELGVIS
- a CDS encoding DUF6958 family protein — encoded protein: MRYNESVQLLQSNGRAGASIVKFRYEKIKKIMLTIIREADIISFEELSNRTLIRLTPFDGNNRWYMEAIVTDLDARGQLECSMLNGKLFVKSIG